AGTTGTTCTTGTCGATTCCAAAGTTTTAAGAATCTCATTCGCACGATTAACCACTTTGGAAGGCATTCCTGCCAACTTCGCAACGTGAATACCAAAACTATGTTCACTTCCGCCGGAAATCAGTTTTCTGAGGAAAATAATGTTGCCTTTCGCTTCCTGAATGGAGACGTGAAAATTTTTGATTCTTTCAAAGTTCACAGACATTTCATTCAGTTCGTGGTAATGTGTTGCAAACAAGGTTTTGGGTTGTGTAGGATGCTGATGAAGATATTCCGCAATGGCCCAAGCAATGGAAACACCGTCGTAAGTGGACGTTCCGCGTCCGATTTCGTCCAGCAAAATCAAACTTCTGTCGGAGATATTATTAAGGATATTTGCGGCTTCATTCATTTCCACCATAAAAGTGGATTCGCCGGCAGACAAATTATCCGTTGCACCAACTCTTGTAAAAATCTTATCCAAAGTTCCAATCTCTGCGTGTTTCGCCGGAACAAAACTTCCGATTTGAGCCAATAAAGAAATAATCGCAGTTTGTCTCAAAATCGCCGATTTACCGGCCATATTCGGTCCGGTTACCATAATGATTTGTTGAGAATCTCTGTCCAGAAAAACGTCATTCGGAATGTAAGATTCTCCGAGTGGCAAAGATTTTTCAATGATTGGATGTCGTCCTTCCTGGATGTCGATTGAAAAAGAATCATTCAAAATCGGTTTTGTATAATTATCTTCAACCGATAATTCAGACAAACCAACTGCACAATCTAATTCTCCGACCAATTTTGAATTTTCCTGCAATTGGTCAATATAAATCAGAACATTTTCACAGACATTTCTGTAAAGTTCCAATTCCAATTTTCCAATTTTTTCTTCAGCGCCTAGGATTTGGCTTTCGTATTCTTTCAGCTCTTCAGTGATGTAACGTTCTGCGTTTACCAAAGTCTGTTTCCGAATCCAATCTTCCGGCACTTTGTCTTTATGTGTATTTCTAACCTCGATATAATAGCCGAAAACACCATTGAAATCAATTTTCAAACTTGTAATTCCGGTTCTTTCGATTTCACGCTGACACATTTCGTCCAAGAAACCACGACCTTTATTTTGAAGATTTCTCAAATGGTCGAGTTCTTCCGAGATTCCTTCTCGGATGACATTTCCTTTGTTGATGTTCACGGGAAGTTCGTCATTCAGATGCTCATTAATCAAAGTAATTAATTCTTCAAGATTAATGAAAGGGTCAATCCAAGCCAAAACATCAGGAAAATTCAGAAGTTTTTTTCTGATTTCATTAATATTAATGATACTTTGACGGAGATAACCTAATTCTTTCGGTGAAATCTTTTCAGCGGCTAATTTTCCTATTAATCTGTCCAAATCTGAGATGCCTTTCAGCAGATCTTTGATGTCATATTTCAAAGAATCTTCTTTATTCAGGAATTCAATAAGACTTAACCTTCTGTTGATGTCACTGATATTTTTTAAAGGTAAAATCAATCTGCGTCTCAACAATCTTCCGCCCATTGGCGTACAGGTTTTATCGATGATATCAAGAAGTGATTTCCCATTATGATTAGCAGAATAAACAATTTCAAGATTCCTCAAGGTGAAGTTATCCATCATCAGATAATCATCTTGCGGAATCACTTGGATTCTCGTAATATGCTGCAACAATGCGTGGTGTGTATCTTCAACCAAATAAGCAAAAATGGCTCCTGCAGCCGTGATTCCCAACTTAGAATCCTCGATCCCAAAACCTTTCAGAGATTGTGTTTTGAAATGCGACGTCAGTTTTTCGTAAGCGTAAGGATATTTGAAGGCCCAATCTTCCAGCTTGAAAACATTTTTATTTTTCAACTGATTTGGAGTCTCAGAAGTTCTTTGATAAATAATCTCGCTCGGGTCAAAAGTATGAACAATATGAAGTAATTTTTCAAGATTTCCTTCACTCACGAGAAATTCGCCAGTAGAAACATCCACAAGTGCCATTCCGTATTTTTCTTTTTCTTTATGAAGAGAAAGCAGGAAATTATTTTTCTTAGAAGTCAGAACCTGGTCATTGAACGTAACACCTGGCGTAACCAATTCTGTAACACCACGTTTTACAATTCCTTTGACGGTTTTTGGATCTTCCAATTGGTCGCAAATCGCCACACGCATTCCGGCTCTTACCAATTTTGGAAGATAAGAATCCACCGAATGATGGGGAAATCCGGCCAGTTCAATATGACCTTCGCCATTGGCTCTTTTGGTCAAAACAATGCCAAGAATCTGTGACGTTTTTATCGCATCTGTCCCAAAAGTTTCGTAGAAATCCCCTACTCGGAACAATAGCAATGCATCAGGATATTTCGCCTTAATTGTATTGTATTGCGTCATTAACGGAGTTTCTTTCTTTGCCAATTGTCTGAATTTTAGAAGCGCTAAAATACGAAATTAATAACCAGAAAAAAGAAGGATATTTTGCAGAAAATTATTTTTTCTTCAACTCTTCCAGAGCTTTGGAGCTTTTTCTGTAAGCCCATTCTTCTTTATATTTTACCCATTTTGCCTTGAAGATTTTTCGCATCAGCTTATCCGTGTATCGCATAATGAAAACGTGATAAAGCATACTCAGAAACTTTGAAGGACGATTGGGCAATGCTCTGATAGACAAAGAAAATCCGGGCTCAAGATATCGGTTGTAATGCCAGAAAGCACCAGGAATAAACAGAGCGTCGCCGTGTTCCATCAGGATTTCGGTTCCGGTTGCGTATTTCAGAGCGGGATATTTCTTGTAATCCGGATTGTCGTAATCAATCTCTTCTATGGTATGAACGGACAGTGGAACTTTATAAAGTAATTCATTTTGTTTCTGATCAAAAAGTAAAATCCTTTTTTTACCACCAAAATGCACGTGGAAAAAGTCTCCCAAATCCACATCGTAATGCATCAAAACGTGCGCTTCACTTCCTCCAAAAAATAAAGTAGGAAGTCGTTTAAAGAATTTCATTCCCAAATCCGGATAAGTAAAGTCTTTCAGTAATTCCGGCAATCTGTCGGTGATGATGTAAAAAAAGATCCTGAGGTCGGAAGGTTTACTTTTAATAATGTCAATATAATCCTTCATCTTCATATTAGTTGCTGGTGTGTCAGAGCTTTTGCTGGCGTCAGCAGGTTTGTTGTCATAGATGGGGACAACCTGGTCACCGGCTTTTTCACGGATATAATCCAGATTCCATTTTTCGTAAGCGCCCCATTGTTTTGCAAAACCTTTTATCAGAAGCGGTCTGTGCGGTTTGAAATATTTTTTTTGAAAATCTTCTTTATCAATGTGTTCTACAACGTCAACAGGATTCAGAATCATATTAATTGGTTTGATTCAATAAAAATAATAAAAATGTTCTTTTCAAAAATTAATAAAAATAAGATTCATCAAAAGAAAATTAGGAATAATCCGTTTAATTCTTAAATTTAGCTAATGAAAAAATACCTTTACCTCTTTCTTATATCATTCTCTCTGACCAATTGCTATACTTACAAAGTTAGCACAGAGACGGATGAAACAATGCAGGACAAAAGTGAACCGAAGAGAAAACCTGAGCCACAGGTAAAATCTAATATGCAGCAGCTTGCCGTGAGCGCAATGGCTGATGATGGTCAGGCGAATCCAAAAGTCAATTCTAAAGGTCCTCGAAATGCTAAAATCAATAAAGAAAAAAAACCAAAACCGACTAGCATTACAGAAAAGTTGGAGGCGGGAAAATTTTTTAAAATTGATGTAGCGGACAGAAGCTACAAGATACAGGTCGACAAATGGGAAAGTGACACGTTGGTAGCACATGTTATCCATAAACCGAAAAAGATTCTTAAATTTCATAAAAACCAAATCAATCAATCTACCATTGCAGAAAGACGTTTTTCTCAGCCGGTAGCCGACATCATTACTGTTACAGCGTATGCAGGAATTGGTGTTGGAATTTGGGCTTTGGTTCGATAAGGCTTCAAATCGATTTAGAAAATCAAGCATTTGTTTAATTTTAAATCGGAATCATAAATAATATCAGTTAAAAATTATTTATAGTTAATCCAAATAACCTCATATTTGTATCTGTAAAAAGTTCAAATAATTTAAATTCTAAGTTTTTGAATATAATCTATTGATTCACAATGAAAATCGAACAAATATATACTGGTTGTCTTGCTCAAGGCGCTTACTACATCACTTCTGAAAACGAAGCCGCAATCATTGACCCGCTAAGAGAAGTGAAGCCCTATCTTGAGCGTTTGGAGAAAGATAAAGTAAAACTTAAATATATTTTCGAGACACATTTTCACGCAGATTTTGTTTCGGGACATCTTGATTTATCAAAAAAAACTGATGCTCCAATTGTTTTCGGACCAACGGCGAAACCAGATTTTGAAGCAATTATTGCAGACGATAATCAGGTTTTCGAGATAGGAAAAATCAAAATTAAAGTTCTTCATACGCCAGGACATACTTTGGAAAGTTCGACTTTTCTTTTGATTGATGAAAACGGAAAAGAAACGGCTATTTTCTCTGGTGATACCTTATTTTTGGGTGATGTTGGAAGACCGGATTTGGCTCAAAAAGCGGGCGAAATCACAGAAAAAGATTTGGCTGGAATGCTTTATGAAAGTCTTCAAACCAAGATTTTACCTTTAGATGATTCTATCACTGTTTATCCTGCTCACGGTGCTGGTTCTGCTTGCGGAAAAAATATGCAGAAAGAAACAGTGGACACTTTGGGAAATCAGAAAAGAACAAATTATGCGCTTAACCAACCAAATAAGGAATCTTTTATTAATGAAGTTCTTGACGGATTAACTGCGCCGCCAAAATATTTTGGGATGAATGTCGCAATGAACAAAGGCGGTTACGAAAGTTTTGACCAAGTTCTGAAAAAAGGAAATAATCCTTTGTCTGTAGAAGATTTTGAAACTGCAGCAGAAGAAACCGGAGCTTTGATTCTGGACACAAGAAGTGCATCTGTTTTTCATAAAGGCTTTGTTCCCAATTCTATCAATATCGGAATCAAAGGTGATTTTGCACCTTGGGTTGGAGCGATGATTGTGGATGTTCAACAACCTATTCTTTTGGTTTCTGACGAAGGAACGGAAGAAGAAGCGATTACCAGATTGAGCAGAGTAGGATTTGATAATGTTTTAGGCTATTTGGACGGAAGTTTCGAAGCTTGGAAAAACTCTGGTAAAGAAACTGATGAAATCAAAAGGATTTCCGTAGAAGAATTTGCGGACGAATATTCTGATAATGTGAAAGTTGTCGATGTCAGAAAAGAAACAGAATATGAAGCTGAACACATCAATGAAGCTTACAGTAAACCTTTGGCTTATATCAATGATTGGGTGAATTCTTTAGATAATTCTGAGCATTTTTATATCCATTGTGCAGGCGGTTACAGAAGTATGATTGCGGCAAGTATTTTGCAGTCAAGAGGTTATAGAAATTTTACTGAAGTTGACGGTGGATTCAATGCGATCAAGAAAAATGAGAAATTTCCATTGAGCAATTTTGTTTGCCAAGGTAAAACTTTGTAGAATAAAAAGGGCTTCGAGAGCCTCAGCCTTACAAAGCGGAGTTAAATTTCAGTACCCTAAAATGTTATTCTGAACCTGTTGAAGAATCCTAATAACTAAAATCTAATCTCTAATATCTTTTTATTTTGTCACAGAAATTTCAAGAATTAATACAATCCGAACGTCCTGTTCTCGTTGATTTTTTTGCTACTTGGTGTCAACCTTGCAAAGTTCAGTCTTCCGTTTTGAATTCTGTGAAAGAACAAGTTGGCGAAAAAGCAAGAATCGTTAAAATTGATGTTGACCAGTTTCCTTCGATTGCATCAGAAAATGGTGTTCGCGGTGTTCCGACTTTAGCGATTTTCAAAAATGGAGAATTGCTTTGGAAAGAAAGCGGAGTACACGATGTTAATTCTTTGGTTGGGTTGTTGAAACAATATTCTAATTGATAATTATATTTCCGCTAGAATCATAATTAAACCCCCAATCTTGTACTTTTGTTGAAGTGATATTTCCGTAATAGTCATACTTAATTTCTGTGTATTTTCTAAAATTATTTTTAGAAATCGAACGATAGAAGAACTCATCCAGAAGATATAATCTTTTCCAAGGATTATAAGAATTGTCGTAATCTTCGAAAGTACGAACTATTTTCTCTTTAGTATTTATGCCGTCTTTTTGAAAAATATATTCAGACTTAGTTAAATTACCTTTTGAGTCATAATAGAATTTTTCCAAATATGTCGGAATGTAGTCATCCGGAGGATAATATGGCATTTTCGGCAAAGTCGTGAGTATTTCGGTTAATTTACCAGATTCATACTTGTATTGTTGTTTTTTGTAATTGTATTCGTGACCGTCTTCAAATTCTCTTTCAAAAATTTGGTTATTATTATTCAAAATAAAATATTTGGAATTTTTTGGAACTGTAAAATCAGGTGATGATGAAAAATTTTCTATTAAGACTGTATTTCCGCTGTAAACCAAAGTTGTAAAAACTTTATTTGAAAAGGAACTATCAAATCCTGTTGAGCCAGAAACAGGTAAAAAACCTCCCGTTTTTTTTGTTAAACGCTTGTCATTATCATATTGAAAATAAACATTTAAGTCCATATTACTATTAAATGTAAAACCTGAATATAAGACAAGGCTGCTCATTTTTGTAATTAATGGCTCATTATTTTCGATAATTTCATCTTCATTATCTCTTGAGCAAGAAAACAGAATAAAACTTAAAAAGAATAATGTAAAGATGTTTTTCATTGGTTAAAGCTTTTTTGCAAAACTAAGGAATAATTTCAAACTCATCTCTCTCATTCAAAAAAGGAAACTTACTTCTAAATTCCTTCAATTCATCCAAATTCCATTCAGTTGTGATGAGGTTATTTTTTCTTTCAGAGATTTCTCTTCCATCAGGAAAATAGACTAATGAGCTTTCTTCATATTCAAGATTATAACCATCAAAGCCAATTCGGTTTAATCCAAAAAGAAAAGCCTGATTTTCAATTGAACGTGCTTTTAGCAGAGATTTCCAAGCTTCAACTCTGGATTTTGGCCAATTCGCGACGTATAAAATCGCATCATAATCATTCTGATTTCTCGAAAATACAGGAAAACGTAAATCAAAACAAACCTGTAAAAGAATTTTAAATCCTTTATAGTCAATGATTTTCCGCTCAGTTCCCGCAGTATAAATTTTATCTTCTCCAGAGTAAGAAAACAAATGCCTTTTGTTGTAATATTCGTAATTCCCATTTGGAAAAACAAAGTAAAATCTATTATAGAATTTCCCATTGTCTTCAACAGAAACACTTCCTGCGACAGCCGAATTTTTGCTTTTAGCAAACGACTTCATCCAGGTTAGGGATTCTTCATTTCTGTCCGCCACTTCATCGGCTTCCATACAGAATCCTGTGGAAAACATCTCTGGCAAAAGAAATAAATCCGCTTCTGTTGCAGCAAATTCATTTTCAATTTGTTTGAAATTTTCTTCTTTATTTTTCCAAGCAATATCGAGGTTCAATCCTGCGATTTTAAGTGTTGACATACTTCAAAAGTTTACTGCAATTTATGATTTTAAATTATTATTGAAATAAATTGTAACCAACATTTCGGAGCTTCGCTCCTCCATTTCCTTGTTATACTTCTCTACCAATATTTCGAGACTTCGTCTCTTTATATAAATCCATTTTTGTCGGTCTGAGGTTTTCGAAGATTATTTAGTAACATATAATCATAATAAAGTCTTAATAAAAATCGTTCAAAATGGACTGTTTTGCGTTAAAGTCTCCTAAAAATTAGTTAAAAAAAATGATTATAAAGGACTGAAAATGATTTATATATAATTTTGCCCCACTAAAATAAAAAAACCTAATATTTATAATTAATGAAGAAATTCCCATTATTGTTATGCTTAGTTTATTTAGTAACTACTTCTTTTTATCTTGCGAGTTCTGAGGATTTTTCTCAGCCCAAGATAAGTATCAAAGAAATTAAACTAAGTCCCAAAAAGAATTTCTCACCACAAAATCCAGCAGAAGAAATCTACAAAGAACTTCAGTTTACGGATGAAACATTGAATTTTGAAGTCTTCGAAAAAGCGTTTTTGGGATTTCAAAATTTAAAGAGCTCCGGAAAATTGGAACCGTCGGCTAAGTTGCTATCGGTTTGTGATTTTAGTTTGTCTTCTAATAGAAAACGACTTTGGGTCATAGATTTGGGTGAGAAAAAAGTGTTGTTCAATACATTGGTAGCACACGGAAAAGGAACGGGCGAAGAGTTTGCAACAAGCTTTTCCAACACAGAAGATTCGCATCAGTCGAGTATGGGTTTCTATGTGACAGAACAGACTTACAATGGTGACAACGGCTATTCTATGAGATTATTCGGAATGGACAAAGGTTATAACGATGCCGCTTTGGAACGTTGTATCGTGATGCACGGCGCCAAGTATGTAAGCGAGGATTTTATCAAATCTGAAAAAAGGTTGGGGAGAAGTTGGGGTTGTCCGGCGGTTCCGATGAGTTTGGCAAAGCCTATTATCAATACGATAAAAAACAGAACTTGTTTATTCATTTATTTTCCAGACCAAAATTATCTGGCAAGTTCTCAATGGTTAAAAAATGTGGAGAAAACTGATTCAATACTTGATTCTCCAAAAGAAAATATGGCAACGAATTAAGAATTAGACTCTCGCTGATTGTGCAGAATTAGCTTATTATTAGTAATCAAACCAATCTGTGAGTTGATAAAAAATAAAAACCCTTCAGAAAACTCTGAAGGGTTTGTTTTATTAAGGATTCTTTACTAGCAATCTGAAACCTTCTCCGTGAACGTTGATGATTTCCAAACCTTCATCATCTTTCAGAAGTTTTCTCAATTTTGCAATGTAAACATCCATACTTCTTGCTGTGAAATAATTTTCTTTTTTCCAGATTTTTCTCAATGCCAAATCTCTAGGCATAAAGTCGTTTCTGTGGATGCAAAGCAATTTCAGAAGTTCATTTTCTTTTGGAGAAAGCTTGTATTCATTCTCGCCAACTCTCAGTTGTCTCAACATAGAATCGAAGAAAATATTACTGATTTTAAATTGCTCTTGGTCCTCGTTTTCCAAAACGGCACTTCTTTGTAGAATAGCTTTGATTTTATAAAGAAGTAACTCCGTATCAAATGGTTTTGTAATGTAATCATCCGCTCCAATTTGGTAACCTTTCAAGATATCTTCACGCATATTTCTTGCGGTCAAGAAAATGATCGGTGTGTTTTTATCAATTTTCTTCACATCTTCTGCCAAAGAAAATCCATCTTTTTTTGGCATCATCACATCGAAAATGCAGATGTCAAATTCTTTTTCTGTAAACTCTTTCAATCCCATTTCTCCATCGGTTGCCAAAGTAACCTCGAAGTTGTTGATTGTCAAATAATCCTTAAGAACTGCACCAAAACTCTGGTCGTCTTCTACTAATAATATTCTGTTGCTCATAGCTTTTTGATTTAATGATTAAGTTGAAGAATATGGATTCTTCGTTTAGTAATATTTTGATTTGTTGTTTAAAATTTGATTTCGATTTTTTACTTTACATTTTAGTTCTGCTTCATTCAAATCAGATAATTGTTTATACTATTGGAAGTTTTATCGTAAACGTGCTTCCTTTTCCTTTATGAGAATCTACGTGGATTTGACCTTTGTGATTCTCAATAATCTTTTTCACGTAAGACAATCCAAGGCCTTGCCCTTTTACATTATGAATGTTTCCGGTTTCTTCCCGGAAGAATTTTTCAAATATTTTGGTTCTGTTGGTTGATTCCATTCCCATTCCTTTGTCCGAAATTTCTATCACGTACCAGTTTCCTTCGTTTCTTGTGCTCACCTTTATTTCAGGAGT
The genomic region above belongs to Epilithonimonas zeae and contains:
- a CDS encoding response regulator transcription factor, which produces MSNRILLVEDDQSFGAVLKDYLTINNFEVTLATDGEMGLKEFTEKEFDICIFDVMMPKKDGFSLAEDVKKIDKNTPIIFLTARNMREDILKGYQIGADDYITKPFDTELLLYKIKAILQRSAVLENEDQEQFKISNIFFDSMLRQLRVGENEYKLSPKENELLKLLCIHRNDFMPRDLALRKIWKKENYFTARSMDVYIAKLRKLLKDDEGLEIINVHGEGFRLLVKNP
- a CDS encoding thioredoxin family protein, with translation MSQKFQELIQSERPVLVDFFATWCQPCKVQSSVLNSVKEQVGEKARIVKIDVDQFPSIASENGVRGVPTLAIFKNGELLWKESGVHDVNSLVGLLKQYSN
- a CDS encoding cupin-like domain-containing protein, whose translation is MILNPVDVVEHIDKEDFQKKYFKPHRPLLIKGFAKQWGAYEKWNLDYIREKAGDQVVPIYDNKPADASKSSDTPATNMKMKDYIDIIKSKPSDLRIFFYIITDRLPELLKDFTYPDLGMKFFKRLPTLFFGGSEAHVLMHYDVDLGDFFHVHFGGKKRILLFDQKQNELLYKVPLSVHTIEEIDYDNPDYKKYPALKYATGTEILMEHGDALFIPGAFWHYNRYLEPGFSLSIRALPNRPSKFLSMLYHVFIMRYTDKLMRKIFKAKWVKYKEEWAYRKSSKALEELKKK
- the mutS gene encoding DNA mismatch repair protein MutS, producing the protein MTQYNTIKAKYPDALLLFRVGDFYETFGTDAIKTSQILGIVLTKRANGEGHIELAGFPHHSVDSYLPKLVRAGMRVAICDQLEDPKTVKGIVKRGVTELVTPGVTFNDQVLTSKKNNFLLSLHKEKEKYGMALVDVSTGEFLVSEGNLEKLLHIVHTFDPSEIIYQRTSETPNQLKNKNVFKLEDWAFKYPYAYEKLTSHFKTQSLKGFGIEDSKLGITAAGAIFAYLVEDTHHALLQHITRIQVIPQDDYLMMDNFTLRNLEIVYSANHNGKSLLDIIDKTCTPMGGRLLRRRLILPLKNISDINRRLSLIEFLNKEDSLKYDIKDLLKGISDLDRLIGKLAAEKISPKELGYLRQSIININEIRKKLLNFPDVLAWIDPFINLEELITLINEHLNDELPVNINKGNVIREGISEELDHLRNLQNKGRGFLDEMCQREIERTGITSLKIDFNGVFGYYIEVRNTHKDKVPEDWIRKQTLVNAERYITEELKEYESQILGAEEKIGKLELELYRNVCENVLIYIDQLQENSKLVGELDCAVGLSELSVEDNYTKPILNDSFSIDIQEGRHPIIEKSLPLGESYIPNDVFLDRDSQQIIMVTGPNMAGKSAILRQTAIISLLAQIGSFVPAKHAEIGTLDKIFTRVGATDNLSAGESTFMVEMNEAANILNNISDRSLILLDEIGRGTSTYDGVSIAWAIAEYLHQHPTQPKTLFATHYHELNEMSVNFERIKNFHVSIQEAKGNIIFLRKLISGGSEHSFGIHVAKLAGMPSKVVNRANEILKTLESTRTTQDSGEKIKRVTEENLQLSFFQLDDPVLENIREELTKIDINTLTPIEALMKLNAIKKMIGK
- a CDS encoding amidohydrolase, whose amino-acid sequence is MSTLKIAGLNLDIAWKNKEENFKQIENEFAATEADLFLLPEMFSTGFCMEADEVADRNEESLTWMKSFAKSKNSAVAGSVSVEDNGKFYNRFYFVFPNGNYEYYNKRHLFSYSGEDKIYTAGTERKIIDYKGFKILLQVCFDLRFPVFSRNQNDYDAILYVANWPKSRVEAWKSLLKARSIENQAFLFGLNRIGFDGYNLEYEESSLVYFPDGREISERKNNLITTEWNLDELKEFRSKFPFLNERDEFEIIP
- a CDS encoding murein L,D-transpeptidase catalytic domain family protein; translated protein: MKKFPLLLCLVYLVTTSFYLASSEDFSQPKISIKEIKLSPKKNFSPQNPAEEIYKELQFTDETLNFEVFEKAFLGFQNLKSSGKLEPSAKLLSVCDFSLSSNRKRLWVIDLGEKKVLFNTLVAHGKGTGEEFATSFSNTEDSHQSSMGFYVTEQTYNGDNGYSMRLFGMDKGYNDAALERCIVMHGAKYVSEDFIKSEKRLGRSWGCPAVPMSLAKPIINTIKNRTCLFIYFPDQNYLASSQWLKNVEKTDSILDSPKENMATN
- a CDS encoding MBL fold metallo-hydrolase produces the protein MKIEQIYTGCLAQGAYYITSENEAAIIDPLREVKPYLERLEKDKVKLKYIFETHFHADFVSGHLDLSKKTDAPIVFGPTAKPDFEAIIADDNQVFEIGKIKIKVLHTPGHTLESSTFLLIDENGKETAIFSGDTLFLGDVGRPDLAQKAGEITEKDLAGMLYESLQTKILPLDDSITVYPAHGAGSACGKNMQKETVDTLGNQKRTNYALNQPNKESFINEVLDGLTAPPKYFGMNVAMNKGGYESFDQVLKKGNNPLSVEDFETAAEETGALILDTRSASVFHKGFVPNSINIGIKGDFAPWVGAMIVDVQQPILLVSDEGTEEEAITRLSRVGFDNVLGYLDGSFEAWKNSGKETDEIKRISVEEFADEYSDNVKVVDVRKETEYEAEHINEAYSKPLAYINDWVNSLDNSEHFYIHCAGGYRSMIAASILQSRGYRNFTEVDGGFNAIKKNEKFPLSNFVCQGKTL